The stretch of DNA AAAAGAGCCAACAAGAGGTGCTCGACGGTCATGAACTCATGACGCTTCGAACGAGCCTCTTTGAAGGCGAGATTGAGGGTGACTTCGAGCTCGCGGTTTAACATAGCTTCACCTCATACCCAAGTGGTCGGCGTTAACCGTCCTTCTCGATTTCACAGAGTAGCGGATGCTGGCTTTCCCTGGCGTACTGGTTGACCTGCATGGCCTTGGTCTCGGCGATGTCGCGGGTAAACAATCCACATACTGCCCGTCCTTCTGTATGAACGGCCAGCATTACCTTGGTCGCCAGCTCGCGATTCAGGTTAAAAAACACCTCGAGCACTTCGACGACGAAATCCATCGGTGTGTAGTCATCATTGAACAAAACCACCTTGTACATCGGCGGAGCCTGCAACGTCGGCTTAGCTTCCTGTACAGCCAAGCCAGCGGAATCGTCGTCTTGGAAATCCGGGCGATCCTGATTGAATGTTAGTCGAATCTGGCTGATTGCATGCATGGAAAGAAAGGTTCGTTAGTTGAGCAAATACAGTGGTGGGGGCACTCCAGGGGGATTTCAACTCCGACCGCCGGGTCACCTTGACTATCGGCAAAACGGTGTTACAACCAATAGAGCCCACATTGGGTAATAAAGGTCCGTACCGTCAATCCTATATTTTCGGATTCCGGTACGGATGAACTGGATGATACTCCAGTGATGGAGTCTGTTGCAGAGGGATATGAGCATGGCAAGCGGCAAGGTCAAGTGGTTCAACAACGCCAAGGGTTATGGCTTCATTAATGAGGAGGGTAAAAGCGACGACCTTTTCGCCCACTACTCGGCCATCGAGATGGAAGGCTACAAAACCTTGAAAGCCGGCCAGGCCGTGAGCTTTGAGATCACTCAAGGACCCAAGGGCCTGCACGCCGTGAAAATCCAATCCATCAAGACCCAGAACACCCCCGCCGCAGCCCCCTCCTACCAGGAAACGGCCCTGAGCTGAAAATCTTCAGCATCCAGTCATAAAAAACAGTCATAAAAAAACGGCCGACTCAATCGATTGAGCCGGCCGTTTCATTTGGAGCGTGTCAATTTACATGTGAGAAATCAGCGCATCGCCGAACGCCGAAGACGACAACAGCGTGGCGCCTTCCATCAGGCGCTCGAAGTCATAGGTCACGGTCTTGGCACCAATGGCGCCGTTGGTGCCCTTGATGATCAGGTCGGCCGCTTCAGTCCAGCCCATGTGACGCAGCATCATTTCCGCGGACAGGATCAGCGAACCCGGGTTCACCTGGTCCTTGCCCGCGTACTTCGGCGCCGTACCGTGGGTCGCCTCGAACATGGCCACGGTGTCGGACAGGTTGGCGCCCGGAGCGATGCCGATCCCGCCCACTTCAGCCGCCAGAGCGTCGGACAGGTAGTCACCATTCAGGTTGAGGGTCGCGATCACGTCATATTCGGCCGGACGCAGCAGGATCTGCTGGAGCATCGCATCGGCGATGGCGTCCTTGACGATCACGTTCTTGCCGGTTTTCGGGTTCTTGAACTGCATCCACGGGCCGCCATCGAGCAGCGTCGCTCCGAACTCTTGCGCCGCCACTTCATAGGCCCACTCTTTGAAGGCACCTTCGGTGAACTTCATGATGTTGCCTTTATGCACGATGGTCAGCGAATCGCGGTCGTTGTCGACCACATATTGCAGCGCTTTGCGCGCCAGACGCTTGGTGCCCTGCAGGGAAACCGGCTTGACGCCGATACCGCAGTTTTCGTCGAAACGGATCTTGGTGACGCCCATTTCTTCTTTGAGGAACTTGATGACCTTGGTGGCTTCGGCGGAGCCGGCCTTCCATTCGATACCGGCGTAAATGTCTTCCGAGTTCTCACGGAAAATGGTCATGTCGACATCGCCAGGCTTCTTCACCGGGCTCGGCACGCCTTCGAACCAGCGCACTGGGCGCAGGCACACATACAGGTCAAGCTGTTGACGCAGGGCCACGTTCAGGGAACGGATACCACCACCTACCGGAGTGGTCAGCGGGCCCTTGATGGAAACCACGTAATCCTTGACTGCGTCCAGGGTTTCCTGAGGGAGCCAGGTGTCCTGGTCGTACACTTGAGTTGCTTTCTCGCCGGCATAGACTTCCATCCAGGAGATTTTGCGCTCGCCGCCGTAGGCCTTCTTAACAGCAGCATCGACAACCTTGATCATGACCGGGCTGATATCAACGCCAATACCATCGCCTTCGATGAAAGGGATAATCGGGTTGTTAGGAACATTGAGAGAATGGTCTGCGTTGACGGTGATTTTGTCGCCGACTGCTGGAACCTGAATCTTCTTGTATCCCATGCTGAACTCCGTTGTGTGGATTGAACATCTGGCTGCGTTCGAGCGTACCCCAGTTGAATCTGGACGGGAACCTCATGTTCCGCTCATCTACCGTGAAGGCTGCGCAGTTCGTGGCCTACAAGCCTGAAAGCAAAGGGAAAAGCGCCAAACTTGAGCACGGTGGAGGACTCTACGCCGCCACCCCGCCTGCGACCTTTAGACCAATGGACGAGATCGGTTGCATATGAACCGTCGGCGTTTTGCCAGCTACCTATGTATAATGCCGCCGCTGACCACAGAGTCACGACGGCTGAGCGCTCTGCTACTGGAAAAAAGGAGCCGAGACTTTCCGCCCAAAGCCGGGTTGTTACCGCAGCCCACCCGCTTGACGCTCGACTGATGCACCCAACATCACCGCGAAGAAACCTCGACATTCGGTTCACGGATGACTTTGAACGAACGCGCTTACCCGGCGCCCCCTCGAGTTTCTGCGCACGCTTTAGCAAAGAAGAGAGTTAATCCGAATATGCCCACCCGCTCGAAGATCATCTATACCTTCACCGACGAAGCCCCCGCCCTCGCCACCTACTCGCTGCTCCCTATCGTCGAAGCCTTCACCGCTTCCGCTGATATTGCCGTGGAAACCCGCGACATCTCTCTCGCAGGGCGTATTCTTGCCAGCTTCCCGGAGCTGCTGGGCGACAAAGCCGTACCGGACCACCTGGCCGAGCTGGGCGACCTGGCCGTAACGCCTGAAGCCAACATCATCAAGCTGCCGAACATCAGTGCTTCGGCACCGCAGCTTCAAGCCGCGATCAAAGAACTGCAAGCCAAGGGCTACGCCCTGCCGGACTACCCGGAAACCGTGACCAGCGACGCCGACAAAGACACCAAGGCGCGCTACGACAAGGTCAAGGGCAGCGCCGTGAACCCGGTCCTGCGTGAAGGCAACTCCGACCGCCGCGCTCCGCTGTCGG from Pseudomonas chlororaphis subsp. chlororaphis encodes:
- the clpS gene encoding ATP-dependent Clp protease adapter ClpS, encoding MHAISQIRLTFNQDRPDFQDDDSAGLAVQEAKPTLQAPPMYKVVLFNDDYTPMDFVVEVLEVFFNLNRELATKVMLAVHTEGRAVCGLFTRDIAETKAMQVNQYARESQHPLLCEIEKDG
- the cspD gene encoding cold shock domain-containing protein CspD; the protein is MASGKVKWFNNAKGYGFINEEGKSDDLFAHYSAIEMEGYKTLKAGQAVSFEITQGPKGLHAVKIQSIKTQNTPAAAPSYQETALS
- the icd gene encoding NADP-dependent isocitrate dehydrogenase, with amino-acid sequence MGYKKIQVPAVGDKITVNADHSLNVPNNPIIPFIEGDGIGVDISPVMIKVVDAAVKKAYGGERKISWMEVYAGEKATQVYDQDTWLPQETLDAVKDYVVSIKGPLTTPVGGGIRSLNVALRQQLDLYVCLRPVRWFEGVPSPVKKPGDVDMTIFRENSEDIYAGIEWKAGSAEATKVIKFLKEEMGVTKIRFDENCGIGVKPVSLQGTKRLARKALQYVVDNDRDSLTIVHKGNIMKFTEGAFKEWAYEVAAQEFGATLLDGGPWMQFKNPKTGKNVIVKDAIADAMLQQILLRPAEYDVIATLNLNGDYLSDALAAEVGGIGIAPGANLSDTVAMFEATHGTAPKYAGKDQVNPGSLILSAEMMLRHMGWTEAADLIIKGTNGAIGAKTVTYDFERLMEGATLLSSSAFGDALISHM